The window TTCTAGCTGTCAGGAGTAGGGGGTTGTGATCAGAGGAACTTCTTTTCAGCCCGACCATATTCAAATTGGGGAATTTCCTAAGCCATGTATTACAGCACATTCCTCTATCAATCCTACTTCTCGATTCATTTCTCCTCCATATGAATTTTATGCCATGTAAGGGTATGTCAATCAAACCCAGATCTGTTATCCATTCCGAGAATTCTCTTCTGCTTCTGTCGCATCGAAACGTTCCGATTCTTTCCCCCGGGTGTAATATGACATTAAAATCTCCCATCAGGAGTATTGGTTTGTTGATAGCCAATACTCTATGCTTGATCTCCTCAAATAATTCTAGTCTTCCCGCTCTATCATTATACCCATAGACCACGCCCACAAAGCACTCAAAATTGTGACTTGTGATACTCCCTTCTAATAGGATCCATCTACTCCCCGAATGTTTATGAGCTACATTGAAAGTTTTTTTGTCCCTTGTTGCAATCAGTCCACCTCCATTCATTTCATTTGCAAAGACTTCACATATTTCATACTCATTATTACCCCACATTCTCTTCATCCtactttttattgtttttttgttttttgtttccaCTAGTCCCATAAAAGTGACTTTGTTCTTTTCCACTAGTTTCCTAATGGATATGTTCTTTTCGCCTTTCCCAAGGCCACGAATATTCCAACAAAGGCAGTTCATCTATTTAATATTGTACAAACACCCCATGTCCCATATTCCATTTGTCATTCCGGTTTTCCATCCATAAACAGTAGTCTCTTGGATTTTCTAAGACCACTAAGGACTACTTTTTCATCTATTGCTGAAATACCTAGGATTTTTGCTGTATTCTATGTATTTTGGGCTTCCTTACAGCTCTGTGTTGATGACGGAGAAGTTAAAAGATAGTCACACTGTTGTTTGTTCCTTTTTCTTGGTCTACCTCTTGGATTTTTCCTCTGGCAGCTCAAATTAGAGGCTATCTGGGTTGGTTGCACTACCTCTAGCACTACCTCTTCGACAAGAAGGGGATAGGATTTGGGCTCACTATCATACAAAGCCATAATCCATCCTGAGGTTTCATTCACAATAACAGGATCATACCACACACAATCATCAAATACTACAGGTCTATTGAGCATATCAGACAGTAAGGGTTCGAGATCCTCCATGCTATCTGATTTATAACTGTTCTTATCATATTCCTCAACCCCCACAGCCCCAGAATCGCTCTTCATATCCTTATGTTCATGTATATCATCAACATCCACAACACCCAGAAGGGCTTCATCTGCATCCAAGGTCTCTTGCATTCTGTTTTGCTGACCATTCTGCATCCTGTTCTGTTCCATGTTCATAAGTCCATTGCATTCCAGCAGTTTGTTTAACATTTCATTGAGCATATCCGTCATTAAGGGTTGTAGATCATTCATGCTatcagatttttttattttagtgaaattaagAGTGTAGAGTTCTTCTTactcttctcattttcaaccccttctcaATGTATCcttcacactcacacacacacacacacccacacacagatatatatatatatatatatatatatatatatatatatatatataaatataaatatatatatatatatatatatatatatatatatatatatatatatatatatatatatatatatatatatatatatatatagaatcaaataagaaggattttaaaataagaagagtgaaaagaatttttttttgattttgtttgattactatatatacaaaaaaggatactatgttataaattaagaacattttaaaaattatttcatagttacctttctgtgtaacatagttacttttacaattatgactTTTTGGCTCAATTGttaccatatatttttttattttagtgaaatcaagagTATAGAGTTCtttttacccttctcattttcaacctctTATCAATGGATccttctcatatatatatatatatatatatatatatatatatatatatatatatatatatatatatatatatatatatatatatatatatatatatagattttggatcaaatgagaaggggtatgaaaatgagaagggtgagaagtaaTCTAAaccattcatttttttgatcaaCGGACAGATTTAATTAGCATTTTTTCATAGTTGCACGcggttcaatttggatttttcatgtaatttgaaccggttttttattgattaaccggttcaatatataaagaattttttttttctctctcctacttTACTTTCTCGACATTTTCTTTGCGTTCCATCCTCAAGAATTTTCTTCTTCCTCCCGTTCATTTTTCTTggattttatttgttcttcaatCGTTTGAATCTCAACCGTTCCATCCTGCTTTACTTTCGTTTGAATCTCGACATTTTCATTGTTATTCAATCGTTCTTGGATTTTATTTCAGGTATTTCAGTTCTTGATTTAAGGGTTTATTTTCTTCGATTTTTGGTGTTTATTTGAATATTACTCTGGTATTTgatatttagggttaatttctgttgatattatttgatattACTCTGCTTTACTTCGATTTTCATCTTGTTCTGcgacttttcattttcattcgatttttagggttaatttcttcatcttgttctgCGACTTTACTTcgatgttttgatttttttagtctcgacattttgatattatttttggtttaaTTCTGGTATTTTAAATCTTCgattatcacttttttttttagttgtcatGGCAAAAACAAGAGGTTCGTCAACTTCGAAGTCAGGTCATCAACGAGGTCGCAGTATTCCAGTTGATATTCCCTCCACTTCTAATTTACATTTGAATTCCAACACAAGAAAGAGAAGAGCTGAGGAAACTGACAATGTACAACAAAGGTCTGTAAGGTATGTTGAATTCCAAAATTGTAATTCCAACAAAGTATTCCAGGTCATCAACATTGTAATTATTCATAGTCATAGTATCCTTTattgataacatagtatctttttctaagaacattgtatattttttttgttgttgcagGTTGAGATCTACATTCCAGACAAAAAGTAGAccttctcaattgatcaaattgaTGAAGGGATTCACTGAGAAACAAAAAATCTCAGTGAGAGAGATTGGTTTTGGTGGCCTTCTTGATTTAAAGTTATGTAGAAATCCATCTGCAATGCTTGGTTGGCTTGTAGATTGTTTTGATCCCGGTAGTTGTATGTTTTCAATAGACTCTTTCAAGTGCTTTCCCATTTCTGAATATGATGTATATGATGTTTTTTGTCTACCTCTGAACCCAAACAATGATGTAGATATAGTTTCAAGGTGTGCGAACAAGTATAATCCTGATTTTCCCTTGAAACAAGAATTTAGATCCTTTTTTGgttatgaagatacaaatgcagCAATTCCTTTAGAATTGCTTGAACGAATGATCCCTAGGATGATTGATGGTGGGGATGAGTTCAAGCAACTTTTTGTGTTGCATGCTATTTCTTCTTTCTTAGCCCCAACCCAAAACAGAACAATAGACCTTAAGATTGTAAAGTCCATAATAGATTCGAATAAGATTAGTTCTTTTAATTGGTGTAAGTATGTGCTTGATCAGTTTTGTGACTCTGTTGTTAGATATCGTAAAGGAAAGGTGCAATTTTTTTCTGGATGCATTGTTTTGttggaaataatttattttcatcgtTTGAAATTCAAGAATATCTCTTTGCCATCCTCTTTACCCCTTATCTCTCATTGGACTGATAAGGATGTGTCAAAAAGAATTAAGGAGGAAACATCTGCTAATCATTTTGGCAGTGGTTTAATTTTGAGTACATATCCCGTGAGTCAGACGATGGTTTTTGAGTATGGTCAAGCTGTTGGGTTAAAGGTGAACAACGTTGATATTGGTCAACCAAGTGTAAATGCAGAACCCTTCAGAGATCAAACAGTGCAAGACGAAGATAAAATTGAGTTTCACTTGCCGTTAAATGCAATGCGTAATTCTGAAATACGCCAAGTAGCTGAGGATGTAAGTATGATCTTACTTATTTATGTATAACAAACATTTTAATGATAACACAGTAGCATTCTCCTGTATCTTTAAGTATGATCAAACACAGTAGCATtttaatcacaaacattttaagTATGATAACAAAGTAGCATTCTCCTGTATCTTTAAGTATGATCAAACACAGTAGCATTTTAATGATAACATTTTAATGATATGCACAGTAGCATTTTAAGTATGTAAGTGTAAGTATGATCAAACAGTAGCATTCTCCTGTATAACaaacatttttcaaattttcaaaatagaacacagtagctatacattgtcatagtaacttttaatcacaacatagtatctttttctaagaacatagtag of the Amaranthus tricolor cultivar Red isolate AtriRed21 chromosome 6, ASM2621246v1, whole genome shotgun sequence genome contains:
- the LOC130815640 gene encoding uncharacterized protein LOC130815640 gives rise to the protein MNCLCWNIRGLGKGEKNISIRKLVEKNKVTFMGLVETKNKKTIKSRMKRMWGNNEYEICEVFANEMNGGGLIATRDKKTFNVAHKHSGSRWILLEGSITSHNFECFVGVVYGYNDRAGRLELFEEIKHRVLAINKPILLMGDFNVILHPGERIGTFRCDRSRREFSEWITDLGLIDIPLHGIKFIWRRNESRSRIDRGMCCNTWLRKFPNLNMLEAKNNWGPKPFRCYDAWFLNPNFKHFLIHEWRNIPNESLQNKLKILKAPLKTWKKENFDLMDDKISELEAVIHALDRMSDDKDLNDMEMAKLNAANSLLHQWLIRRERIWRQRARSYGFKMKDHNTKFFHTSTLFKRKINEIIQTNINGRSIQGVSNLKIEIRNSLHRAFLKNRS
- the LOC130815841 gene encoding uncharacterized protein LOC130815841 — translated: MAKTRGSSTSKSGHQRGRSIPVDIPSTSNLHLNSNTRKRRAEETDNVQQRSVRLRSTFQTKSRPSQLIKLMKGFTEKQKISVREIGFGGLLDLKLCRNPSAMLGWLVDCFDPGSCMFSIDSFKCFPISEYDVYDVFCLPLNPNNDVDIVSRCANKYNPDFPLKQEFRSFFGYEDTNAAIPLELLERMIPRMIDGGDEFKQLFVLHAISSFLAPTQNRTIDLKIVKSIIDSNKISSFNWCKYVLDQFCDSVVRYRKGKVQFFSGCIVLLEIIYFHRLKFKNISLPSSLPLISHWTDKDVSKRIKEETSANHFGSGLILSTYPVSQTMVFEYGQAVGLKVNNVDIGQPSVNAEPFRDQTVQDEDKIEFHLPLNAMRNSEIRQVAEDVSMILLIYV